The genomic DNA CACAGTTTCAGCCCGATCGACGGACGCAACAGAATCGGACGGGGGAAAACACACGCAACTGATTTCACAACGAACGATCATTTCTAAACCTTCTTCACGATCTGCACCACATCCTCGTCGTTCAGCACGTGATCGATGCCGACCTTTTGCGGTTGATGTTTTACAGACGAGCCCCACACGAGCGCACTGTGgtaagggagagagagacaatTATGAACCGAGCAAATCGAGTAAGCACTGCACTTACTATTTGAATTCCTTTGCGATTGTTCGATGCAGCTTGTTGCAGAAGCTTTCCACCGACGTATGCTCGTGGTGCAGCACGATCGGTGAGCTGTAGTCGGGCAGCTGTCCTTTCGGTTTGGTATAGCTGCAAGTGTAGAAACAAGGTACGTTATGCACGGTAGCTCCAATAAATTGGTACGCTCGCTTCGGCTGGCTGACTTACATTCGCACCAGCTGCAGATATTTCCACATCATTTCAAGCAAATCGTCAAAGTTCCAGTGATGGTGGGCGGAAATCGGTACGCAGTGCGGAATTTTGTAGATCACGTCCAGCTCCTCGATCGAGATTTGATCGATTTTGTTCAGCAGATAGATGCACGGGATGTAGATGCGGTTGCCCTCGATCACGTCGATCAGATCGTCCGCCGTCGCATCGTACTTGAGCGTAATGTCCGCGTTGTGTATCTTGTACTCGCCCAGTATCGTTTTCACCGTGTCGAGGTCCAGCTCCGATTGGGCGACGGTGGCGTTCAGATTCACGCCGCCCTTGTCCTTCTTGCGGAACGAAATGTTCGGTGGCTGCTTGTTCAACCGCAGCCCGAACCCTTCCAGCTCGTGCTCGAGCAGCTTCTTGTGTGTCAGCGGCTTCAGTACGTCCAGCACCATGAAGATAAGGTTGCAGGTGCGCGCCACCGCAATCACCTGCCGACCGCGACCCTTACCATCCTTCGCACCCTCGATAATACCGGGCAGATCGAGCAGCTGTATCTTGGCGCCCTTGTACTTGATACAGCCCGGTACGGTCGTGAGCGTTGTGAACTCGTACGCCGCCACCTCCGAGTAAACACCGGCCAGATTGGACAGGAGCGTTGATTTGCCGACCGATGGAAACCCGACGAACCCGACCCGTGCGTCACCGGTTTTGGAAACTTCGAAACCCTGCTCCGATGCACCGCCGCCACCCTTGGGGGTGATGAGCTCCCGGCGCAACTTGGCCAACCGTGCCTTCAGCAAACCCAAATGTCCAGCCGTCGCCTTGTTACGCTGGGTTCGGGCCATCTACGAGAGGTTGCAGGGGtatcgcaaaacaaaaaacacacaacaaatcaTCATAACCTCGTACGGGTGCAGCCTTTTTGGGGAGGGCAGGTTCAGAAGTCGCTTGCACAGAATGCCTTACCTCCGACTCGATTTGGGCAATCTTTTCCAGTATCGTACTCATCTTGCACGCCGCACGAGTGCTCTACAGTTAGTTAAATAATGGAACCAAGAGGTAAATCATAGGAAAGGTGGCACGAAGCACCTGAATTCTTCCAACTTTCCGGCGAAATATCGTGGTGTGTGCGATCGTGTAACGTTGACAATTTGCCGGCGTGTATGGCAGCGGGTTGAAAACTCGAACGTGTGCATGTGTCAGTTCGTAGCGCACGTTATGCCCGCAGCGTAACGTCAAAACAATTTGACacgcctggccggtatgcaaAGCATGTTTTGCTATAAATGTACTGAGCATTCAATTCGCCAAGAAAGCAGTTAAATTAATTGAGAAATTATTGTTCATTTCCACATGAAAACTTTACTTGCCTTGCTGTTTAATCACTCACTACTGGTAGTGAAAAAGTAAAGGTAAATAGGTTAATCTAAGTGCAGAACATACACAACAATCCTGCGGTGATTGTGTCGAAAAGCCATTTATTTTTGTgactattgcatactttagaGCTGTACTATCATTTTTACAATCTTCCATCACATGGCGCGAAAGATCTACAAAACAATATATGTTCTTTCTTCTCGTGTCACATAACATCCATGATGTTGCAAGCGGTGCGTGTGGCACCGCGCTTAGTTGAATTTCGTTCGATAGTGGAAAGTTAAATCCGACGATTGTTTCCAGATGAAATGCCTCACCGTACGCAGGTCCATGTTAGGATCACACAGCTAGTGGGGTTGGGGAAGAGTTTTACACATAATCAGCTGCACGTCCACTGAAACCAACCAACGGTAGCGATGGTACTTACCACCTCATTACACAACAACTCTATCCTTTCCTCGGCCGGTATCTGACTGCTTTCGGAGTTACCATCACTTTGGCTGTTGTTTTGCGACGAGTTTGAATTGCCGGTGCTGCCAGCCGTTGGCAAATCGGACCCCAGCACCTTCTCTAGCACGTGCTCACAAACCTTTCGACATTGGATAAACTCGTTCGCTATCAAGCGTTCCTGGTGGACGGAATTAACCATAGTACGTTAGTAAGAGGGCCCTCTTACGGTAAGTGCCTACAAACATACCTTCTTATTGCGATCCTGCTTCAACATTGACGGATGTGCCAACAGGTAAAACGGTAGCTTAATGAACTTGGGCAGCGTTCTATCGATTACCACATTCGTTACCCACGACGGGACAGTATCATTCAGCAGCGCGCTTTCCGTTTCTCCGGCAGCATCTTTCACAAGCAACCGGCACACATTCCTTCCACCCACCTCGCTAAAAATGATTGGCGTATGCTTCGGCACGCTGAAATACTCGTTGCCCCGAATATCGCCATCGCAACCGTTTTCCAGCTCCACCGGTCCACCCTGAAGGTGGTGATGCGGTGGTGCAGGCCTCCAATGCTCGAGCAGCGCTTGCAGCAGCAAGCTTCCATAGTTCACCTTCGGGTCCGAACCCGGTTCCGCGTGTTCTGGAAGACCCGCTTCCGCCGAAACCCAAGCCGCAAAACAATCGATCTCATCCTGTCCCAGCACAATCATTGGCATCTTTACGGGGGAAGAACGAGACGGTTAAACATAACAGATTGCAAGCAACGATGGGCAAACGGGCAAAACACTTACACCAGTTTTTAAATCCACCATGAACCAATTCGGCACATAAATTCGTTGACTACGTTTTTTGATTTCCTCCTCAAAGTCCACCTTCCCAAGGTCTTCGACCTTCTTTATCTTCAACACATCGTAGATCGCCACATTCTCGTCGGTATCGCGCGTGAGCATAAACCGCTTGTCGTTTAGCACGTGGTATCGCTTAATAGCGGCTCCCCCTTTAATGCAGGCCACCTCGTATCCTTTGCCTGGGTTAGCCGGCACGCTTCCCGCTGGTACGCTGGCCGTTGCCGGCCTACTGTTAGCGGCTGGTGTGGCAGCAACCGGAGCGGATACAGCATCGCCGCTACCATTGTTGATGCTACTGCAACTGTTGGAGTAGCTGTAGTTGCACAGCTTATCCGTCTTATGCAGCTTCCAGCAGCGTATGTCCGAGTTCCAGGTCGTCGCCCACACGCCGGTCTGGTCAATGTTGTAGCACATGCTCAGGACGGGCGCTTGCTCTTCGCAGATCAGCACACTGTTGGCGGGATTGCGCAGTTCCGTCATAATGATTTTACGATCCCGGCTTCCGGAGATGACGTGTGAAAAGCCGTCGGTCATCAGCAAGCACCAGACGCCTTCGGAATGCAcgcttattgtttgaatgCAACGCTGCTGCCCGATGCTCCACAGCTTGATCTTCCCGTCCGAGCTGCCCGACACGACCTGCGTGCCATCTTCGGACACAATCAGTGCCTTTACGTTTTCCGTGTGCCCTTTTAGCTTCGCTATCTTGTTGCAGGTGCGTGGGTCCCAAATGCGGAGCGTGTTTTCTGTCGATCCGCTCACAATGATCGTTCCGGATGGGTTCATTGCTAAGCTGTAGATTGAATCTTTCGATCCCGATATACTGGACGCTGGAAGGTTTAAACGAACGGACAAAAATGGGTTATACAATATTGGAAACATTTAAGCAAACAAACGCTTTCCACTCTCATTACTTGTTACTGTGTTGTTGGAGGCAGTTAATGCTGTTAGTGTGTTGACGTCCCACAGGAAAATTGCCTTATCCAATCCAGCGCTGGCAACCTGCTCCCGATCCTTCGCATACGCCAGCGCCTGTACGTAATCCCTGTGCGTACGCAAGGTCGACATGCAGAAACCTTTGTGTGCATTCCAAACCTTCACTGTGGTATCACAGCTTGCACTGATCACTGTGAGTAATCGGGGAAAAGCAAGGGGAAACAACCCAGTTAGAACAACTCACCGCGTAAACTAGGGCTACCCAACCCGGTTCCCGGTACGTACAGTTACGACCGCCACAGCACAACACGATATCATTCACCCAATCATTATGGTGCTCCATGCTTTGAATGTACGGCTCGGAGGAGGTAGTTTGCGTCGAGTTCCATAGCCGAATGATAGCGTCCCTGCCAGCCGAATAGAGCCGCCCGTTAATAGTGTCCAGCTGCAGCGCGTTCACCCCATTCCGGTGCCGCTTCTCTTCCGCGTCCCGTATGACAAATGCAACCTGCATTTTCTTTCGTCCGCCTTGATTGTTCTTGTGTGTTAGCATCTTGAgactggtgttttttttttgtttgtgtcgcAACCTTATAGAACCAGAAATGCAGCCAAATCTCGCTTGCTCGATCGGCACACTACTATCAACAGAGCTCTCGAACAATTGAACAATCGCAGAACCGCCGCCTAAATAAACAAAGATTGTAGTACAACATTGTGGAAAGCAATCAATAGCACGCAACCCGTTTGGGCCGATCGAAACGTTCTGCTTGATGATACTTACAGTGGATAGTTTCACTTAATCCATAGCTTTCATTGTGTAATTTATtctcattttcttcctttggcTATATTAATGATTAGGATTAAGCTAGTTGCGTTCACATGTTCACAGACCGCAAGCAACCGATAGCTACAGTTCGAACGATCTTTTTCTACTGGCGAATGGAATGTAATCTTAACTACTTAATAAACGCACAACGCTTGCCCTAAACCACGTTAAAAGGTGTACAATTTTGTGTAACTTTTCGACTTCTAGGCCCGTACACCTTTTCTATATTGAAAAATgttgtgttttcgttttgtttgtacgtgtgtgttagtACGTTGACAGTTgcgaatgttttgtttatgctTGCGGGTTCGGTAGTCAACGGATTTTATCTTAGAAGCGGTACATTTTTGCTTGCTGCTTTTATTTTACACTGATTTAGATAAATTTTTCGacttaaaaacatttttctatATTTCCTATCGCTACAGTAAGTACCTCAAACTAATTCCTTTCCTTCTTATCATGTTTTAATAATTCCTAAAGTTTTTAGTACAAAATGGGTCATTCTACCGGTTTAGTACAGTTTTCAAACAATGCCCATCATTTGGGCCGTGTAGATATCCGTTGGGCAGAAATGTGCTTCTGCACATCACAGCAATCCTGTTTATTGTAAAACGTACACAGCGATGTCCTATCGGAAAAGTGAGTTCTACTGTAGCTAAAAGCAACTTGCCACtaatattttctttcctttcagCTACAACAATGTACAACAATCGATCGTGTCCTCAAACTCCGGCACCGCCCAAAAACGGGCCACGGTTTCCCATGTCGGCAGCAATACTCGAAACCCCGTCCATCATGAGCTCGTTTCGCGAGCCGGAACAGAGTAACCGCTCTGCGAACGTGCCTCCCAAGCAGTTCGTGATGTCGTTTCCAGCAAACGTTGCATTCCGATCGAATGGTAGTGTGGCATTTGCTGAAAGTACACAGTTTCACCAGCAAGGACCTTCTTCCAGACAGAATCTAAACACATCACAATTGTTGAACGGTTCCTTTTTGGATTGTAGCTTCAATTCAAACTTGTCCACATCATCCTCTATGAAACGGAAAATTTCACTCGCCAACGCTACTAACAGCAAAAAATATGCGAGCTCCTCCACGGGCATGGCTGCAACAGGGTTAAAAAGCTTTCACCGCTCCGGAGTATCCGCTAGCTTGAATGACTCGTTTCATCTCCCGAGTGGCACCGGTACATTGcatgaaaaacgaaaacttcCTGCAGAGCATGGTGGCGGTGCATCGAAGTTTAGCAAACACGCATCAGCAAACATCCCAAAAGCAAACACTTCCTGCGCAACATCCAACCCAGACGTTTCTGCCAGTGTGCAGGAATCGAAAGCCTCCCTTCGCATCATCTCCGGAACGATCGAACACCTGCAGAAGACGATCCGTGAACAAGGTAGACTTCCGTTGCTACTGGAAACCGTTGCCAACGTGGTAAGCATCAAGCCTGGCACAAGGATGAAGGAGAAGATTATACTTTTACGCAACCGAAATCAAGGGCCGGTGATGCAGGGCGTTTTCTATGAGATTGACCTTGACTTGCCACCCTTAGCGGTGGGTGATCTGGTGCGTTGTGTCGGACGGCTTCAACCAGTGGGAAGCCGGTTGCAGATACTGAAAATCGGTCGTACTACGGAGCAGTACGATCGGGCAATCTTGCGATTGCAAACGGTCAGCGCATTCACTACTAAGGTGAGACGTTAGGACCATATATGACCATATTGCTAAGtgcttttagtttttttttaattaatttatttaattcgaATTCGAGCACGATGGAAACATATTTTGGTAGTGAAAAAACAAATAAGATAATTATTTGTACTAATGCGATGCAATTGTAAAAAAACTGGATAAAAAAATACTAGAAAAGAACTCTAGCATACACATATCTGAATTAGTTGATTATAAACAAATGAATTCAGTTTCCTCACTTTCTCACACACCCGATCCGTTTTCCAAAAATACACGTTAATTTCCCATCGTCCACCGTTGGAACGATAACGCAAGCGTAACTGTTAGTGTACATAAAATTAAtctaaaataaatacaaaactatgctgctgccgttttttttttgtgcacaaAGCGCGTGTAAAAACCCGATCGAAAACATGAACAGGAAGTGTAAGCCGGAATGCGAAAAAGCACTGTTCACAACTAGCCCTCTGCCCTATAGTTGCACGTTTCGAGGCACTTTTCGGAAGTGTGTTGGCGTGTGTCCATTTTCCATCGCTGGAAATGCGGGCCACTTACTCATTTACCA from Anopheles stephensi strain Indian chromosome 2, UCI_ANSTEP_V1.0, whole genome shotgun sequence includes the following:
- the LOC118506127 gene encoding GTP-binding protein 128up, translating into MSTILEKIAQIESEMARTQRNKATAGHLGLLKARLAKLRRELITPKGGGGASEQGFEVSKTGDARVGFVGFPSVGKSTLLSNLAGVYSEVAAYEFTTLTTVPGCIKYKGAKIQLLDLPGIIEGAKDGKGRGRQVIAVARTCNLIFMVLDVLKPLTHKKLLEHELEGFGLRLNKQPPNISFRKKDKGGVNLNATVAQSELDLDTVKTILGEYKIHNADITLKYDATADDLIDVIEGNRIYIPCIYLLNKIDQISIEELDVIYKIPHCVPISAHHHWNFDDLLEMMWKYLQLVRIYTKPKGQLPDYSSPIVLHHEHTSVESFCNKLHRTIAKEFKYALVWGSSVKHQPQKVGIDHVLNDEDVVQIVKKV
- the LOC118506129 gene encoding WD repeat-containing protein 48 homolog, which translates into the protein MLTHKNNQGGRKKMQVAFVIRDAEEKRHRNGVNALQLDTINGRLYSAGRDAIIRLWNSTQTTSSEPYIQSMEHHNDWVNDIVLCCGGRNLISASCDTTVKVWNAHKGFCMSTLRTHRDYVQALAYAKDREQVASAGLDKAIFLWDVNTLTALTASNNTVTTSSISGSKDSIYSLAMNPSGTIIVSGSTENTLRIWDPRTCNKIAKLKGHTENVKALIVSEDGTQVVSGSSDGKIKLWSIGQQRCIQTISVHSEGVWCLLMTDGFSHVISGSRDRKIIMTELRNPANSVLICEEQAPVLSMCYNIDQTGVWATTWNSDIRCWKLHKTDKLCNYSYSNSCSSINNGSGDAVSAPVAATPAANSRPATASVPAGSVPANPGKGYEVACIKGGAAIKRYHVLNDKRFMLTRDTDENVAIYDVLKIKKVEDLGKVDFEEEIKKRSQRIYVPNWFMVDLKTGMPMIVLGQDEIDCFAAWVSAEAGLPEHAEPGSDPKVNYGSLLLQALLEHWRPAPPHHHLQGGPVELENGCDGDIRGNEYFSVPKHTPIIFSEVGGRNVCRLLVKDAAGETESALLNDTVPSWVTNVVIDRTLPKFIKLPFYLLAHPSMLKQDRNKKERLIANEFIQCRKVCEHVLEKVLGSDLPTAGSTGNSNSSQNNSQSDGNSESSQIPAEERIELLCNEVLCDPNMDLRTVRHFIWKQSSDLTFHYRTKFN
- the LOC118506130 gene encoding uncharacterized protein LOC118506130 — its product is MSYRKTTTMYNNRSCPQTPAPPKNGPRFPMSAAILETPSIMSSFREPEQSNRSANVPPKQFVMSFPANVAFRSNGSVAFAESTQFHQQGPSSRQNLNTSQLLNGSFLDCSFNSNLSTSSSMKRKISLANATNSKKYASSSTGMAATGLKSFHRSGVSASLNDSFHLPSGTGTLHEKRKLPAEHGGGASKFSKHASANIPKANTSCATSNPDVSASVQESKASLRIISGTIEHLQKTIREQGRLPLLLETVANVVSIKPGTRMKEKIILLRNRNQGPVMQGVFYEIDLDLPPLAVGDLVRCVGRLQPVGSRLQILKIGRTTEQYDRAILRLQTVSAFTTKVRR